The genomic DNA CCCCGCCCGCCGATCCTGAGCCGCATCGCACAGGTCGTTCAGGGTGTAGCCGAAGGTCGCCAGAGCGACCAAGGCGACGAGAAATCCGGGCAGCTTTCGCGCCATCGCCGCGGGCTCGGCCCCCAGTACCAGGCTGCCGTAGAGGCAGGCCACCACCACCGGCACCAAATGCGGCCACCAGTCGCCCAGCCGCAGCGCGGCCGACCAGGAGGATGCCCCCAGCGCTCTCCTCTCTCCTCCGACAGCCGGCAACGGATTGGTCTTCTCGACATGGATCAAGATGCCCGGATCCTATCCCGTGGACGATTCGATGCCCTGCCTGAAATACTCGGAAGGACAACTCACTGAAAGTTACAGGACGGACGCCATGAACCAACCCTCCGGCTACACCTCTCAACGCAGAGGAGAATTTCGCACCGGCACCTTCGGTGCCCTGTGCGACGAATTCGAGCGCGCCTCAAACGACTTCGCTCAACGGATCCTGGCGTTGACGGACGAGGAATACGTGGCGCCGCGAGTCGCTAGCGACAACCAGTTCGCATCGATCCAGCGGGTGGCACAGCACGTCGTACAGGCCGGCTACGGCCATTCGAACCACCTGCGATTGGCCTTCGGAGTCGAGGGAGGACGAGTCGACGTTCCCCTCTTCCCGAGAACCGCCATCACTGAGCAGATGCAGACGGTCCACTCCTACCTGACAAAGACCCTCGAAGGCCGCTGGCAAATGACCGACGAAGAGATCGAAGCGCTCGAGTTTTCCTCACGCTGGGGACCGACCTACCATCCGGAGCAGATGCTCGAACACGCCATCGTCCACATCCTGCGGCACCGGCGCCAGATCGAGCGTTTGCTGGCGGAAGAGTGAGCCGCCACTACGGCGTGCCGACCCGCGTACTGCGGACCACCAGCGCCAGCAGCGTCACGCCGACGATCCCCACCGGCAGCGCCGTGAAGAGGCCGGGGAAATAGCCTCCGGCGCGCACCGCAAGGAGCGGATGGGCGATCAGGTTGATCACCATCCCGAGGATGAAGAACCAGAGGGGAACGAACACCCAGCGGGCGCCGGACGGCAACGCCACGGACGCCACCAGCCAGATCCCGATCCACGCCAGGTTGAAAACCACGAAGAATCCGGTGGGCCACGGCGCCAGGCCGAGGAACTCGGGGAAGCGAAGGTGAAAACCGGTCGCCAGTTCCTCCAAGAAATGCACCCCCTGCACCAGAACGGCGAACCGGAACCCGCGTTGCACCCGGCGCCGCCGGGACTGCTCCGGGATCACCCCGAACCGCCGAGTCGCGGTCAACACACAGGCCGCCACGAAGGCCACGCTGAGGCCGAACGTGCCGATCAAGATGCTGCGCAGGACCTCGCCCATGGAGTCCATTCTGGCAGGTCAGGCCTAGTGCTGCTGCCATCGAGCGCCCAGGACATGTCGCCGAAATTTTATTTCTGCGACACATTTTCTTGACGTGTCGTCCATTGCGACATATTCTGCAAACATGTCTCGGAAGACTGAAAACGACGACACGTTGTCGCCAACGGTCTGGCATCCTGACCAGCCGTTCGACGACCTTCCGCCCCTTCGACCGCGAATGGGGCTTGAGAATCAGGCAGTGCTCAAGGCCTGTATTCCGGCGCGTGCGGCGCTCGCTCAGCTCAAACAAGTGGCGGAGCTTATTCCCAATCCGTCGATGCTCGCTAACACGCTGCCACTGTTGGAAGCTCAGGCGAGTTCCAAGATCGAACACATCGTCACCACGGCAGACCGCCTGTTTGAACATCTGCGGTCCGAGGGCACCGCAGATCCCGCAACGAAGGAAGCATTGCGCTATCGGCATGCCCTCTTGGAAGGGTTCGAGACGCTAAAAGACCGACCCTTGACGACCAGGACGGCCGAAGCCGTCTGCAGCCGCATCAAGGACGTCGAAATGACCGTTCGAAAGGTGCCGGGAACTGCTCTCGCCAATTCAGCAACGGGCGAGGTCATCTACACCCCACCGACAGGCGAAGCTCGCCTCCGCCGGATGCTAGCGGATTGGGAACGCTTTCTTCATGAGGCGACTCACCTCGATCCCCTCGTTCGAATGGCCGCCGCACATTACCAATTCGAAGCCATTCATCCCTTTACCGATGGCAACGGCCGCACCGGCCGGATTCTCAACAGCCTCTTCCTGGTGGAAGCAGGCCTGCTACCGATGCCGGTGCTCTATCTGAGCCGCTACATCATCGCTCATCGAGAGGATTACAACCGTTTACTGCTCGCCGTGACCCGCGACCGCGCATGGCAAGAGTGGATCCTTTTCATCTTGCGAGGGGTGGAAGAGACGGCCTCCTGGACGAACACCAAAATCGCCGCCATCCGCGACCTCGCCGACGAAACGGCGCACTATGTCCGCCTAAACCAGCCCAAGATCTACAGCCGCGAGTTGATCGACGTTCTCTTCGAGCAGCCCTACTGCCGGATCACGAATATCGTCGAGGCCGGCATCGTCGAGCGTCAAGCCGCCTCGAGGTACCTGAAGGAACTAGCGGAGATAGGGGTGCTCAGGGAGCAGAAGGCGGGCCGAGAGAAGCTCTTTCTCCACGGCAAGTTGCTGCGATTGCTGACGCAGGATCGGAACGACTTCCAGCACTACCCGGAGGGCTAGGCCCTACAGCAGCAATCCCGCAATGGTCGCCGTCTGGAAGCAGGCGAGGGAGCCGGCCACCATCGCCCGTAGACCGATGCGGGCGAGGTCCTGCTTGCGCTCCGGAGCGATGCCGCCGATGCCGCCGATCTGGATGGCGATGGAAGAGAAGTTGGAAAAGCCACACAGCGCGTAGGTGGCGATGATCTGCGAGCGTTCGGAGAGGGCGTTCTCGCCCATCATGTCCTGGAGTTGGACGAAGGCGATGAATTCGTTGGCGACGGTCTTGACGCCGATCAGGGAGCCCACCTCAACGGTCTCTTCCCAGGGCACGCCCATGACGAAGGCGAGGGGCCGGAGCAC from Acidobacteriota bacterium includes the following:
- a CDS encoding DinB family protein translates to MNQPSGYTSQRRGEFRTGTFGALCDEFERASNDFAQRILALTDEEYVAPRVASDNQFASIQRVAQHVVQAGYGHSNHLRLAFGVEGGRVDVPLFPRTAITEQMQTVHSYLTKTLEGRWQMTDEEIEALEFSSRWGPTYHPEQMLEHAIVHILRHRRQIERLLAEE
- a CDS encoding Fic family protein codes for the protein MSRKTENDDTLSPTVWHPDQPFDDLPPLRPRMGLENQAVLKACIPARAALAQLKQVAELIPNPSMLANTLPLLEAQASSKIEHIVTTADRLFEHLRSEGTADPATKEALRYRHALLEGFETLKDRPLTTRTAEAVCSRIKDVEMTVRKVPGTALANSATGEVIYTPPTGEARLRRMLADWERFLHEATHLDPLVRMAAAHYQFEAIHPFTDGNGRTGRILNSLFLVEAGLLPMPVLYLSRYIIAHREDYNRLLLAVTRDRAWQEWILFILRGVEETASWTNTKIAAIRDLADETAHYVRLNQPKIYSRELIDVLFEQPYCRITNIVEAGIVERQAASRYLKELAEIGVLREQKAGREKLFLHGKLLRLLTQDRNDFQHYPEG